The Ignavibacteria bacterium genome includes the window TGAAGGGGCTGCTGGATTTAATAAAGCGTAAGATGAATGAAGGGGCAATTGAGGATCTGTATTCGGCCAATATTGCCAGGACTCTGAAGCAGCCGAAGCTGATGATAGACTACTTTTTGGAGAAGCTTCACAATGCCGGGAAGCTGAGGATTTCGCGTTATCCAAAGAACAGCTGGCAGATTAATGAAGTACTATACATGAGGAGAAAATAGGTTCGACGTTCGACGTTCAACGTTCGACGGTAAAACATAAGATGAAGATAGAAAGATTTGAAGATATAGAATCGTGGAAAGTGGCCAGAGAGCTTACACGACATGTGTACAGCCTTTGTAATAAGGGGCAGCTATCAAGAGACTATGGATTAAAAGACCAAGTTCAAAGAGCTTCAGTATCAATTATGGCTAATATTGCCGAAGGATTCGACAGCAATTCGAGTAAATCCTTTCTCAATTTTCTCAGTTATTCATTCCGTTCAGCTTCAGAAGTTCAGTCGTTGTTATATGTTATATTGGATCTGAATTACATTACCCCAAA containing:
- a CDS encoding four helix bundle protein, translating into MKIERFEDIESWKVARELTRHVYSLCNKGQLSRDYGLKDQVQRASVSIMANIAEGFDSNSSKSFLNFLSYSFRSASEVQSLLYVILDLNYITPKEFEDLYNQSTKIKSLIMGLSRYLKTLPE